From Amphiprion ocellaris isolate individual 3 ecotype Okinawa chromosome 10, ASM2253959v1, whole genome shotgun sequence, one genomic window encodes:
- the LOC111573208 gene encoding heterogeneous nuclear ribonucleoproteins C1/C2 isoform X3 yields the protein MDRSPSSSSLMASSNVTNKTDPRSLNSRVFIGNLNTLLVTKADVEAIFSKYGKIVGCSVHKGYAFVQYANERNARAAVGSEDGRMIVGQVLDINLAGEPKPHRSKTTKRSAGDMYSSSFDLDYDFQRDYYDRMYSYPSRVPAPPPPLSRAVIPSKRPRVSLSGGSSRRTKSSFSSSSKSSQRTSSSRTMKADELQTIKRELTQIKSKVDDLLESLECMEKDHSKKSEAKSIKTEPGEVTSPPHPSNKKDDGVKRDRESQDLNDSEEEEEEEEEEEGEEGDLLEEEEVKSQERGEEDEEEEEEEEGEHVEGDDDADSVNGDEDS from the exons ATGGA CCGTTCACCCTCATCCTCCAGCCTGATGGCGAGCAGCAACGTCACCAACAAGACTGACCCACGCTCCCTTAACTCCCGGGTCTTTATCGGCAACCTCAACACCCTGCTTGTCACGAAGGCTGATGTCGAGGCCATCTTCTCCAAATACGGCAAGATCGTTGGCTGCTCTGTCCACAAGGGCTACGCCTTCGTACAGTACGCCAACGAGAGGAACGCCCGAGCTGCTGTCGGCAGCGAGGACGGGAGGATGATCGTCGGACAAGTACTTG ACATCAACTTGGCAGGTGAACCCAAACCACACAGATCAAAAACCACCAAGCGCTCTGCTGGAGACATGTACAG TTCCTCATTTGACCTCGACTATGATTTTCAAAGAGATTACTATGACAG AATGTACTCGTACCCGTCCCGCGTCccggctcctcctcctcctctgtcgcGGGCCGTGATCCCGTCCAAACGTCCGCGGGTCAGTCTGAGCGGAGGAAGCAGCCGGAGAACCAAGAGTAGCTTCTCGTCCTCATCCAAGAGCAGCCAGAGAACATCTTCATCCAGAACAA TGAAAGCGGACGAGCTACAGACCATCAAGCGCGAGTTGACCCAGATAAAAAGCAAAGTGGACGACCTGCTAGAGAGCCTGGAGTGCATGGAGAAGGACCACAGCAAGAAGTCGG AAGCTAAGAGCATAAAAACGGAGCCGGGAGAGGTAACTTCACCTCCTCACCCGAGCAACAAGAAGGACGACGGGGTAAAGAGGGACAGGGAGAGCCAGGACTTGAATGactcagaggaagaggaggaagaggaggaggaagaagaaggagaggagggagacctgctggaggaggaagag GTGAAGAGTcaagagaggggggaggaggacgaggaggaggaggaggaggaagaaggggagCATGTGGAGGGAGACGACGATGCCGACAGCGTGAACGGCGATGAGGACTCGTAG
- the LOC111573208 gene encoding heterogeneous nuclear ribonucleoproteins C1/C2 isoform X2 produces MDRSPSSSSLMASSNVTNKTDPRSLNSRVFIGNLNTLLVTKADVEAIFSKYGKIVGCSVHKGYAFVQYANERNARAAVGSEDGRMIVGQVLDINLAGEPKPHRSKTTKRSAGDMYSSSSFDLDYDFQRDYYDRMYSYPSRVPAPPPPLSRAVIPSKRPRVSLSGGSSRRTKSSFSSSSKSSQRTSSSRTMKADELQTIKRELTQIKSKVDDLLESLECMEKDHSKKSAKSIKTEPGEVTSPPHPSNKKDDGVKRDRESQDLNDSEEEEEEEEEEEGEEGDLLEEEEVKSQERGEEDEEEEEEEEGEHVEGDDDADSVNGDEDS; encoded by the exons ATGGA CCGTTCACCCTCATCCTCCAGCCTGATGGCGAGCAGCAACGTCACCAACAAGACTGACCCACGCTCCCTTAACTCCCGGGTCTTTATCGGCAACCTCAACACCCTGCTTGTCACGAAGGCTGATGTCGAGGCCATCTTCTCCAAATACGGCAAGATCGTTGGCTGCTCTGTCCACAAGGGCTACGCCTTCGTACAGTACGCCAACGAGAGGAACGCCCGAGCTGCTGTCGGCAGCGAGGACGGGAGGATGATCGTCGGACAAGTACTTG ACATCAACTTGGCAGGTGAACCCAAACCACACAGATCAAAAACCACCAAGCGCTCTGCTGGAGACATGTACAG CAGTTCCTCATTTGACCTCGACTATGATTTTCAAAGAGATTACTATGACAG AATGTACTCGTACCCGTCCCGCGTCccggctcctcctcctcctctgtcgcGGGCCGTGATCCCGTCCAAACGTCCGCGGGTCAGTCTGAGCGGAGGAAGCAGCCGGAGAACCAAGAGTAGCTTCTCGTCCTCATCCAAGAGCAGCCAGAGAACATCTTCATCCAGAACAA TGAAAGCGGACGAGCTACAGACCATCAAGCGCGAGTTGACCCAGATAAAAAGCAAAGTGGACGACCTGCTAGAGAGCCTGGAGTGCATGGAGAAGGACCACAGCAAGAAGTCGG CTAAGAGCATAAAAACGGAGCCGGGAGAGGTAACTTCACCTCCTCACCCGAGCAACAAGAAGGACGACGGGGTAAAGAGGGACAGGGAGAGCCAGGACTTGAATGactcagaggaagaggaggaagaggaggaggaagaagaaggagaggagggagacctgctggaggaggaagag GTGAAGAGTcaagagaggggggaggaggacgaggaggaggaggaggaggaagaaggggagCATGTGGAGGGAGACGACGATGCCGACAGCGTGAACGGCGATGAGGACTCGTAG
- the LOC111573208 gene encoding heterogeneous nuclear ribonucleoproteins C1/C2 isoform X1 codes for MDRSPSSSSLMASSNVTNKTDPRSLNSRVFIGNLNTLLVTKADVEAIFSKYGKIVGCSVHKGYAFVQYANERNARAAVGSEDGRMIVGQVLDINLAGEPKPHRSKTTKRSAGDMYSSSSFDLDYDFQRDYYDRMYSYPSRVPAPPPPLSRAVIPSKRPRVSLSGGSSRRTKSSFSSSSKSSQRTSSSRTMKADELQTIKRELTQIKSKVDDLLESLECMEKDHSKKSEAKSIKTEPGEVTSPPHPSNKKDDGVKRDRESQDLNDSEEEEEEEEEEEGEEGDLLEEEEVKSQERGEEDEEEEEEEEGEHVEGDDDADSVNGDEDS; via the exons ATGGA CCGTTCACCCTCATCCTCCAGCCTGATGGCGAGCAGCAACGTCACCAACAAGACTGACCCACGCTCCCTTAACTCCCGGGTCTTTATCGGCAACCTCAACACCCTGCTTGTCACGAAGGCTGATGTCGAGGCCATCTTCTCCAAATACGGCAAGATCGTTGGCTGCTCTGTCCACAAGGGCTACGCCTTCGTACAGTACGCCAACGAGAGGAACGCCCGAGCTGCTGTCGGCAGCGAGGACGGGAGGATGATCGTCGGACAAGTACTTG ACATCAACTTGGCAGGTGAACCCAAACCACACAGATCAAAAACCACCAAGCGCTCTGCTGGAGACATGTACAG CAGTTCCTCATTTGACCTCGACTATGATTTTCAAAGAGATTACTATGACAG AATGTACTCGTACCCGTCCCGCGTCccggctcctcctcctcctctgtcgcGGGCCGTGATCCCGTCCAAACGTCCGCGGGTCAGTCTGAGCGGAGGAAGCAGCCGGAGAACCAAGAGTAGCTTCTCGTCCTCATCCAAGAGCAGCCAGAGAACATCTTCATCCAGAACAA TGAAAGCGGACGAGCTACAGACCATCAAGCGCGAGTTGACCCAGATAAAAAGCAAAGTGGACGACCTGCTAGAGAGCCTGGAGTGCATGGAGAAGGACCACAGCAAGAAGTCGG AAGCTAAGAGCATAAAAACGGAGCCGGGAGAGGTAACTTCACCTCCTCACCCGAGCAACAAGAAGGACGACGGGGTAAAGAGGGACAGGGAGAGCCAGGACTTGAATGactcagaggaagaggaggaagaggaggaggaagaagaaggagaggagggagacctgctggaggaggaagag GTGAAGAGTcaagagaggggggaggaggacgaggaggaggaggaggaggaagaaggggagCATGTGGAGGGAGACGACGATGCCGACAGCGTGAACGGCGATGAGGACTCGTAG
- the LOC111573208 gene encoding heterogeneous nuclear ribonucleoproteins C1/C2 isoform X6, which produces MASSNVTNKTDPRSLNSRVFIGNLNTLLVTKADVEAIFSKYGKIVGCSVHKGYAFVQYANERNARAAVGSEDGRMIVGQVLDINLAGEPKPHRSKTTKRSAGDMYSSSSFDLDYDFQRDYYDRMYSYPSRVPAPPPPLSRAVIPSKRPRVSLSGGSSRRTKSSFSSSSKSSQRTSSSRTMKADELQTIKRELTQIKSKVDDLLESLECMEKDHSKKSEAKSIKTEPGEVTSPPHPSNKKDDGVKRDRESQDLNDSEEEEEEEEEEEGEEGDLLEEEEVKSQERGEEDEEEEEEEEGEHVEGDDDADSVNGDEDS; this is translated from the exons ATGGCGAGCAGCAACGTCACCAACAAGACTGACCCACGCTCCCTTAACTCCCGGGTCTTTATCGGCAACCTCAACACCCTGCTTGTCACGAAGGCTGATGTCGAGGCCATCTTCTCCAAATACGGCAAGATCGTTGGCTGCTCTGTCCACAAGGGCTACGCCTTCGTACAGTACGCCAACGAGAGGAACGCCCGAGCTGCTGTCGGCAGCGAGGACGGGAGGATGATCGTCGGACAAGTACTTG ACATCAACTTGGCAGGTGAACCCAAACCACACAGATCAAAAACCACCAAGCGCTCTGCTGGAGACATGTACAG CAGTTCCTCATTTGACCTCGACTATGATTTTCAAAGAGATTACTATGACAG AATGTACTCGTACCCGTCCCGCGTCccggctcctcctcctcctctgtcgcGGGCCGTGATCCCGTCCAAACGTCCGCGGGTCAGTCTGAGCGGAGGAAGCAGCCGGAGAACCAAGAGTAGCTTCTCGTCCTCATCCAAGAGCAGCCAGAGAACATCTTCATCCAGAACAA TGAAAGCGGACGAGCTACAGACCATCAAGCGCGAGTTGACCCAGATAAAAAGCAAAGTGGACGACCTGCTAGAGAGCCTGGAGTGCATGGAGAAGGACCACAGCAAGAAGTCGG AAGCTAAGAGCATAAAAACGGAGCCGGGAGAGGTAACTTCACCTCCTCACCCGAGCAACAAGAAGGACGACGGGGTAAAGAGGGACAGGGAGAGCCAGGACTTGAATGactcagaggaagaggaggaagaggaggaggaagaagaaggagaggagggagacctgctggaggaggaagag GTGAAGAGTcaagagaggggggaggaggacgaggaggaggaggaggaggaagaaggggagCATGTGGAGGGAGACGACGATGCCGACAGCGTGAACGGCGATGAGGACTCGTAG
- the LOC111573208 gene encoding heterogeneous nuclear ribonucleoproteins C1/C2 isoform X7, with translation MDRSPSSSSLMASSNVTNKTDPRSLNSRVFIGNLNTLLVTKADVEAIFSKYGKIVGCSVHKGYAFVQYANERNARAAVGSEDGRMIVGQVLDINLAGEPKPHRSKTTKRSAGDMYSSSSFDLDYDFQRDYYDRMYSYPSRVPAPPPPLSRAVIPSKRPRVSLSGGSSRRTKSSFSSSSKSSQRTSSSRTMKADELQTIKRELTQIKSKVDDLLESLECMEKDHSKKSEAKSIKTEPGEVTSPPHPSNKKDDGVKRDRESQDLNDSEEEEEEEEEEEGEEGDLLEEEEM, from the exons ATGGA CCGTTCACCCTCATCCTCCAGCCTGATGGCGAGCAGCAACGTCACCAACAAGACTGACCCACGCTCCCTTAACTCCCGGGTCTTTATCGGCAACCTCAACACCCTGCTTGTCACGAAGGCTGATGTCGAGGCCATCTTCTCCAAATACGGCAAGATCGTTGGCTGCTCTGTCCACAAGGGCTACGCCTTCGTACAGTACGCCAACGAGAGGAACGCCCGAGCTGCTGTCGGCAGCGAGGACGGGAGGATGATCGTCGGACAAGTACTTG ACATCAACTTGGCAGGTGAACCCAAACCACACAGATCAAAAACCACCAAGCGCTCTGCTGGAGACATGTACAG CAGTTCCTCATTTGACCTCGACTATGATTTTCAAAGAGATTACTATGACAG AATGTACTCGTACCCGTCCCGCGTCccggctcctcctcctcctctgtcgcGGGCCGTGATCCCGTCCAAACGTCCGCGGGTCAGTCTGAGCGGAGGAAGCAGCCGGAGAACCAAGAGTAGCTTCTCGTCCTCATCCAAGAGCAGCCAGAGAACATCTTCATCCAGAACAA TGAAAGCGGACGAGCTACAGACCATCAAGCGCGAGTTGACCCAGATAAAAAGCAAAGTGGACGACCTGCTAGAGAGCCTGGAGTGCATGGAGAAGGACCACAGCAAGAAGTCGG AAGCTAAGAGCATAAAAACGGAGCCGGGAGAGGTAACTTCACCTCCTCACCCGAGCAACAAGAAGGACGACGGGGTAAAGAGGGACAGGGAGAGCCAGGACTTGAATGactcagaggaagaggaggaagaggaggaggaagaagaaggagaggagggagacctgctggaggaggaagag ATGTGA